From Paraburkholderia sabiae, a single genomic window includes:
- a CDS encoding porin, which yields MKRIALSTLSLALLGAAGAAHAQSSVTLYGLIDDSIQYIHNANTSNDNLWQLAAGNLQGSRWGMKGTEDLGGGLKAIFQLESGFNPNNGKMGSYGTGTKLFGRQAYVGLTHDAYGTFTMGRQYDPLVDLVQPLTGDNYFGSTFTTPGDVDNNDNSSRTNNAVKYVSPVWSGFQFEGMYALGGVAGATGAGQSWAGAATWSGGPFSVAAGYFRMQNANTLAGRAGTWSQSVTSDATFDGSNINGAYQSAKSIDITSAAAQYVTGPFTFNVRYSFAQYKPDAFSAFAEQEKFHVAGAYAGYQITPAMLVGLGYIYTHGAGDTSANYHQVSLGGDYSLSKRTDLYLVGAYQHASGHQRDASNGSIVDAGASVGSYGAQAGSSNQEIISLGIRHKF from the coding sequence ATGAAACGAATCGCACTGTCGACGCTCTCGCTGGCACTGCTCGGCGCTGCAGGCGCAGCACATGCACAAAGCAGCGTGACGCTCTATGGCTTGATCGATGACTCGATCCAGTACATTCACAACGCCAACACGTCCAACGACAACCTGTGGCAGCTCGCAGCGGGCAACCTGCAAGGTAGCCGCTGGGGCATGAAGGGCACGGAAGACCTGGGCGGTGGCCTGAAGGCGATCTTCCAGTTGGAAAGCGGCTTCAACCCGAACAACGGCAAGATGGGTTCGTACGGCACGGGCACGAAGCTGTTCGGCCGCCAGGCTTATGTCGGCTTGACGCACGACGCATACGGTACGTTCACGATGGGTCGTCAATATGACCCGCTGGTCGACCTGGTTCAGCCGCTGACGGGCGACAACTACTTCGGCAGCACGTTCACGACGCCGGGCGACGTTGACAACAACGACAACAGCTCGCGTACGAACAACGCAGTCAAGTACGTTTCGCCGGTGTGGAGCGGCTTCCAGTTCGAAGGCATGTACGCACTGGGCGGCGTGGCTGGCGCAACGGGCGCTGGTCAATCGTGGGCAGGTGCAGCAACGTGGAGCGGCGGTCCGTTCAGCGTTGCAGCTGGCTACTTCCGCATGCAGAACGCAAACACGTTGGCTGGCCGCGCTGGTACGTGGAGCCAGAGCGTGACGTCGGACGCAACGTTCGATGGCTCGAACATCAACGGCGCGTACCAATCGGCCAAGTCGATCGACATCACGTCGGCAGCGGCGCAATACGTGACAGGTCCGTTCACGTTCAACGTTCGCTATAGCTTCGCACAGTACAAGCCGGACGCATTCTCGGCATTCGCGGAACAAGAAAAGTTCCACGTTGCTGGCGCATACGCGGGCTACCAGATCACCCCGGCAATGCTGGTTGGTCTCGGCTACATCTACACGCACGGCGCAGGCGACACGTCGGCGAACTACCACCAGGTTTCGCTGGGCGGCGACTACTCGCTGTCGAAGCGCACCGACCTGTACCTGGTTGGCGCTTACCAGCACGCAAGCGGCCATCAGCGCGATGCATCCAACGGCTCGATCGTCGACGCAGGCGCATCGGTCGGCTCGTACGGTGCTCAAGCTGGTTCGAGCAACCAGGAAATCATCAGCCTGGGTATCCGTCACAAGTTCTAA
- a CDS encoding YihY/virulence factor BrkB family protein: MELDSLSADKLQTAAKKQASWAVGALKQFSENRCAAMAASIAFYAAFSLAPTLVMVIAISGWFFGAEAARGELFRQVHSVLGNDAAAAVTTIVQNAHRSGGAGGIAAIISFVLLAVGASATFSSLNSALNIVWPAVAPRASSVIALVRVRLISFGLVLGVAFLLIVSLVLDTAITFIGNWIWGNSPYVVIGNILQLAVGWLVLAFAFAALLKFLPDAPVRWRDALVGGTVAAALFTAGKKLFALYLAHAGMANSFGAAGSLAVLLMWLYFSAVVLLLGAEFAAARGRMHDPRGGWGFARSAPPGSRAMLASVLAASTVAADANRGSVRSAARSPGDTASAPSTPRPSMAARVAAKHDAGVVKAVTIGRTVINAEMQATRAAALTLVEARRKAVAADQYVRRHPWSSVLVAAGTAMAVAAFARRRNGPDDAATPPVDRSTR, from the coding sequence ATGGAACTCGATTCACTGTCCGCCGACAAGCTGCAAACGGCCGCGAAGAAACAGGCGTCGTGGGCGGTCGGCGCGCTGAAGCAGTTTTCCGAGAATCGCTGCGCGGCGATGGCGGCGAGCATCGCGTTCTATGCAGCGTTCTCCCTCGCGCCGACGCTCGTGATGGTGATCGCCATTTCCGGCTGGTTCTTCGGTGCCGAAGCCGCGCGCGGCGAACTCTTCAGACAGGTGCATTCCGTGCTCGGCAACGATGCAGCGGCCGCCGTCACCACCATCGTGCAGAACGCGCATCGCAGCGGCGGCGCGGGCGGCATCGCCGCGATCATCTCGTTCGTCCTGCTGGCCGTCGGTGCGTCGGCGACATTTTCGTCGTTGAACAGCGCGCTCAATATCGTGTGGCCTGCCGTCGCGCCGCGCGCGTCGAGCGTGATCGCGCTGGTGCGCGTGCGGCTGATTTCGTTCGGGCTCGTGCTCGGCGTCGCGTTTCTGCTGATCGTGTCGCTGGTGCTCGACACGGCGATCACGTTCATCGGCAACTGGATCTGGGGTAACTCGCCGTATGTGGTGATCGGCAATATTCTTCAGCTGGCCGTCGGCTGGCTGGTGCTCGCGTTCGCGTTCGCGGCGCTGCTCAAGTTTTTACCCGATGCGCCCGTGCGCTGGCGCGATGCGCTCGTCGGCGGCACGGTCGCGGCCGCGCTGTTCACGGCGGGCAAGAAGCTGTTCGCGCTGTATCTCGCGCATGCCGGCATGGCCAACTCGTTCGGCGCGGCGGGATCGCTTGCCGTATTGCTGATGTGGCTGTACTTCTCGGCCGTCGTGCTGCTGCTCGGCGCGGAATTCGCCGCGGCGCGCGGACGCATGCACGATCCGCGCGGTGGCTGGGGCTTCGCGCGATCGGCGCCGCCGGGCAGTCGCGCGATGCTCGCTTCGGTGCTGGCGGCATCGACGGTCGCGGCCGATGCGAACCGCGGTTCCGTGCGCAGCGCCGCGCGTTCACCTGGCGATACGGCGAGCGCGCCGTCGACGCCCCGTCCTTCGATGGCGGCAAGAGTCGCCGCGAAGCACGACGCGGGCGTCGTCAAGGCGGTCACGATCGGCAGGACGGTCATCAACGCCGAAATGCAGGCGACGCGCGCCGCCGCGCTCACGCTCGTCGAAGCGCGCCGCAAAGCCGTCGCCGCGGACCAGTATGTCAGGCGGCATCCGTGGAGTTCCGTGCTGGTCGCAGCGGGTACCGCGATGGCCGTCGCCGCGTTCGCCCGCCGCCGCAACGGCCCCGATGACGCAGCAACGCCGCCCGTCGACAGGTCCACGCGTTAA
- the fdnG gene encoding formate dehydrogenase-N subunit alpha — MLQMSRRQFLKVTASTLAGSSLALMGFSPEPALAEVRQYKLARTTETRNTCPYCSVGCGILMYGLGDGAKNATASIIHIEGDPDHPVNRGTLCPKGASLIDFIHSPSRLKYPEYRAAGSDQWQRISWNDALDRIAKLMKEDRDANFVESTPDGKKVNRWLTTGMLAASAGSNEVGYLTHKVIRSTGMLAFDNQARVUHGPTVAGLAPTFGRGAMTNHWVDIKNADVILVMGGNAAEAHPCGFKWVTEAKAHNKAKLMVVDPRFTRTASIADFYAPIRTGTDIAFLGGVINYLLTNDKIQHEYVKNYTDFAFIVREDFAFNDGIYSGYDEKAHKYTDKSSWDYERGDDGFVKVDMSLQNPRCVYNLLKQHYSRYTAEMVEKTCGTPKDKFLHVCETLASTATPGRAGTILYALGWTHHSIGAQMIRTGAMVQLLLGNIGIAGGGMNALRGHSNIQGLTDLGLMSNLLTGYMTLPNEPEQDFDGYIKIRASQPLRPNQLSYWKNYRAFFVSMMKSWWGDAATADNNWGYDYLPKLDKPYDLLQTIELMNQGKMNGYICQGFNPLAAAPNKGKTSVSLAKLKWLVIMDPLATETSEFWKNHGEYNDVDSSKIQTEVFRLPTTCFAEERGSLVSSSRVLQWHWQGVEGPGEARSDLEIMSGLFLRMRKAYKEQGGKYPDPIVNLTWPYAHPDSPTPEEVAMEYNGRALADLPDPKDASKVLVKKGDQLAGFAQLKDDGSTASGCWIFCGSWTQNGNQMGRRDNSDPTGIGQTLNWAWAWPANRRVLYNRASCDLNGKPFDPKRKLIAWNGASWSGTDIPDFKLDEPPENGMGPFIMNPEGVARFFARDGMNEGPFPEHYEPFETPLGYNTFHPNNPAATSNPAARVFPDDRKAFGKAADFPHTATTYRLTEHFHFWTKHARLNAIIQPQQFVEIGEDLAKQIGVVAGDRVKVSSNRGHIIAVAVVTKRIKPLMIDGKKVQTVGVPLHWGFKGLTKPGYITNTLTPVVADANSQTPEFKSFLVKVEKA; from the coding sequence ATGTTGCAAATGTCCCGTCGCCAGTTTCTGAAGGTGACGGCGAGCACGCTAGCCGGATCGAGCCTGGCCCTGATGGGCTTCTCGCCGGAGCCCGCGCTTGCCGAAGTCCGGCAGTACAAACTGGCTCGCACTACCGAAACGCGCAACACGTGTCCTTATTGCTCAGTCGGCTGCGGCATCCTGATGTACGGCCTCGGCGACGGCGCGAAGAACGCGACGGCCAGCATCATCCATATTGAAGGCGACCCGGATCACCCGGTCAATCGCGGCACGCTGTGCCCGAAGGGTGCGAGCCTCATCGACTTCATTCACAGCCCGAGCCGCCTGAAGTATCCCGAGTATCGCGCCGCCGGTTCCGACCAGTGGCAACGCATCTCGTGGAACGACGCGCTCGACCGCATCGCGAAGCTGATGAAGGAAGACCGCGACGCGAACTTCGTCGAAAGCACGCCCGACGGCAAGAAGGTCAACCGCTGGCTGACCACGGGCATGCTCGCGGCGTCGGCGGGCAGCAACGAGGTCGGCTATCTGACGCACAAGGTCATCCGCAGTACGGGGATGCTCGCGTTCGACAATCAGGCGCGTGTCTGACATGGCCCGACGGTGGCAGGTCTTGCCCCGACGTTTGGCCGTGGAGCGATGACGAACCATTGGGTCGACATCAAGAACGCGGACGTGATTCTCGTGATGGGCGGCAATGCAGCCGAGGCGCACCCGTGCGGTTTCAAATGGGTCACCGAGGCGAAGGCGCACAACAAGGCGAAGCTGATGGTCGTCGATCCGCGCTTCACGCGCACGGCGTCGATCGCGGACTTCTATGCGCCGATCCGCACGGGCACGGACATCGCGTTCCTGGGCGGCGTGATCAACTATCTGCTGACCAACGACAAGATCCAGCACGAGTACGTGAAGAACTACACGGACTTCGCGTTCATCGTCCGTGAAGACTTTGCGTTCAACGACGGCATCTATTCGGGTTACGACGAAAAGGCGCACAAGTACACGGACAAATCGTCGTGGGATTACGAGCGCGGCGACGACGGTTTCGTCAAGGTGGACATGTCGCTGCAGAATCCGCGCTGCGTGTACAACCTGCTGAAACAGCACTATTCGCGCTACACGGCGGAGATGGTCGAGAAGACCTGCGGCACGCCGAAGGACAAGTTCCTGCATGTCTGCGAGACGCTCGCGAGCACCGCGACGCCTGGCCGCGCGGGCACCATTCTGTACGCGCTCGGCTGGACGCATCATTCGATCGGCGCGCAGATGATCCGCACGGGCGCGATGGTGCAGCTGCTGCTGGGCAATATCGGCATTGCGGGCGGCGGCATGAACGCGCTGCGCGGGCACTCGAACATCCAGGGGCTGACGGACCTCGGGCTGATGTCGAATCTGCTGACGGGCTATATGACGCTGCCGAACGAGCCCGAACAGGACTTCGACGGCTACATCAAGATTCGCGCGTCGCAGCCGTTGCGTCCGAACCAGTTGAGCTACTGGAAGAACTATCGCGCGTTCTTCGTCAGCATGATGAAGTCGTGGTGGGGCGACGCCGCGACGGCAGACAACAACTGGGGCTACGACTATCTGCCGAAGCTCGACAAGCCGTACGACCTGCTGCAAACCATCGAGCTGATGAATCAAGGCAAGATGAACGGCTACATCTGCCAGGGCTTCAATCCGCTCGCGGCGGCGCCGAACAAGGGCAAGACGAGCGTCAGTCTCGCGAAGCTGAAGTGGCTCGTCATCATGGATCCGCTCGCCACCGAAACCTCCGAGTTCTGGAAAAACCACGGCGAGTACAACGACGTCGATTCGTCGAAGATCCAGACGGAAGTGTTCCGTCTGCCGACTACCTGCTTCGCCGAAGAACGCGGCTCGCTCGTCAGTTCTAGCCGCGTGTTGCAATGGCACTGGCAAGGCGTGGAAGGACCGGGCGAAGCGCGCAGCGATCTCGAGATCATGTCGGGCCTCTTCCTGCGCATGCGCAAGGCGTACAAGGAACAGGGCGGCAAGTATCCCGATCCGATCGTCAATCTGACGTGGCCGTACGCGCATCCCGACAGCCCGACGCCCGAAGAGGTCGCGATGGAGTACAACGGCCGCGCGCTCGCCGATCTGCCCGATCCGAAGGATGCATCGAAAGTGCTGGTGAAAAAGGGCGATCAGCTTGCCGGCTTCGCGCAGCTAAAGGACGACGGCTCCACGGCGAGCGGCTGCTGGATCTTCTGCGGATCGTGGACCCAGAACGGCAACCAGATGGGCCGGCGCGACAACAGCGATCCGACGGGTATCGGTCAGACGTTGAACTGGGCGTGGGCCTGGCCCGCGAACCGGCGCGTGCTGTACAACCGCGCATCGTGCGATCTGAACGGCAAGCCGTTCGACCCGAAACGAAAGCTGATCGCGTGGAACGGTGCGAGCTGGAGCGGCACCGACATTCCCGACTTCAAGCTCGACGAGCCGCCCGAAAACGGCATGGGTCCGTTCATCATGAATCCGGAGGGCGTCGCGCGTTTCTTTGCACGCGACGGGATGAACGAAGGTCCGTTCCCCGAGCACTACGAGCCGTTCGAAACGCCGCTCGGCTACAACACGTTCCATCCGAACAATCCGGCGGCGACCAGCAACCCGGCGGCGCGCGTGTTCCCGGACGACCGCAAGGCGTTCGGCAAGGCGGCCGATTTCCCGCATACGGCGACCACCTATCGTCTGACGGAACACTTCCACTTCTGGACCAAGCACGCGCGTCTGAACGCGATCATCCAGCCGCAGCAGTTCGTCGAAATCGGCGAGGACCTCGCGAAGCAGATCGGCGTGGTGGCGGGCGATCGCGTGAAAGTGTCGAGCAATCGCGGACACATCATCGCGGTCGCCGTGGTCACGAAGCGGATCAAGCCGCTGATGATCGACGGCAAGAAGGTGCAGACCGTGGGCGTGCCGCTGCATTGGGGCTTCAAGGGGCTCACCAAGCCGGGCTACATCACCAACACGTTGACGCCTGTCGTGGCCGACGCGAATTCGCAGACACCGGAATTCAAGTCGTTCCTCGTGAAGGTCGAAAAGGCATAG